The genomic window CCATCTGGCCCTGGGTATCAATGGTCGGGTCGACAATCTGGGTGCGGTTGCGGAATGCGGTCAGCGCGACACGGGCGGCGGTCAGCCGGTTTTCGGCCTGGGACAGCTCGTCCCGGGCATAGCTGATCGCGTCTTCTTGGGCGACATCGGACAGGGCGTTGATCATTGCGCTGCTCTCTTCAAAGATCAGCTGGGCGATCCTTTGTGCATCCGCAGGGTCATAGGCCAGAACCCTGAGATCAATCAGTCCGCTGCCATTGTCATAATAGATCCGAACCTTGCGGTCCCAATGGGCGACCAGATCTTCGATCGCGCCGGGCGGGTGATAGGCAAAGACCGGATCGATCGCGGGGTCGCCCCGTGACCAGATGCGGCGCAGGTCGAGGTGATCGTCAACCCGGCGCACCAGTTCCTGGCTTTGCAGGAATTCATAGAGAATATCGGTATCCGATGAGCTTGAGCCGGAGAGGTCAGTGATCCCCCCCAGAATCTCGATGGCAGACCCTGTTTCTTCCATGCGGACCGAGAACCCCACGAAAGAGGCGTATTGGTCTGCCGCGCGTGTCCAGAGATACCAGGCCGTGGCGGCTGCCGGACTGGCCACCATGATGATGAAGGATAAAACCACCAGCCAGTGCCGCTTGCGGACCCGGCTGGGATGTGCTGCGCTGATCGGCATGTGTGCCGGTTCAGACAGGGCAGGTTGCAGGACCGGGCTGGCCGGGTCGGCCCGTTGCGGCGGGGCGGGTGGTTCTGCCCTGGGGGGTGTGGCCGGTGCCGGTTGCACTTGCGGGGCGGGTTTCGCAAGTGGGGATGCGGCCGCATTCGCCTTCACCGCCCTGCGGATATGGGCCAGGGCTTGCCCGTCCCGGGTGCGTGAGGGATCCGGCGCTGGTGTGTTCGCCGCGCGGTTCGGGGTCTGTGGGTCAGCCATGTCCGGGAACGCCTTGAGGTAAATAAAATCGGGGGGCCTGCATCGGTTTGGCTATGGGCTGCGGGGAAGTGCATGCCCGTATGCAATATGCCGGGGCGGGCAGCGTTCAGGCGGTGACTGGCCCGGGCGGCAGGGTAAATCCCTGACCCTGTCCAGCACCGCGCCGGGAAGGTCGCCATCCGCCATGAAGCTGATCGGGTAGCCGTTTGGCGCCCGCGCGGTCGCATCGCCCTGTGCGCCGATATCAAAGCTCATCACCGGCAGGCCGGTGGCCAGTGCCTCATGGGTCGTGAACGAGAATGTTTCGGGCCAGATCGACGGGATCAGCCAGCAGGTGATGCCATAGCGCCGGGCCAGACCGGCAATCTCTTCAGGGTGATAGGGGCCATGGGTCAGGGCGGAGCGGGGCAGTTTGAATGCCGGATCCAGAGTGCCGATCAGCGCCAGGGACATATGGGGCTGGGCCCGCAACCTGTGCGCGAGGTCGCAGATCAGGGCCGCGCCTTTCTGTGGCGCGATATTGCCCAACACGCCGATCACCATCCGATCCTGCGTCAAATCCGGTGTAACCCGGGCGGTTTCCCAGGTCGGCATATGCGGGGTGATGCTGATCCGGCCTGAAAGCTCCGGGAAGGCCGCGACGACGTGATCATGGCTGTCATTGGAATAGACCAGCAGCCGGGCGGCGGCCTTGAGCACCGGGCGCCAGGCCGCCTGCCATGCAGGCAAACAGACGAGGTTGCCATCGGGTCGGGTGATCTGATGCGCCGGGTCGCTACGTGCAGCGGTCACCGGCCCGCGATACTGATCACCCTTGTCCAGCAGGCAGTAAGAGGGGGAGACCGGAAAATAGTCATGGAAGCGGATTTCAATCTCTGCATCCTTCCCGGCCAGATCC from Rhodophyticola sp. CCM32 includes these protein-coding regions:
- a CDS encoding capsule biosynthesis protein, which codes for MADPQTPNRAANTPAPDPSRTRDGQALAHIRRAVKANAAASPLAKPAPQVQPAPATPPRAEPPAPPQRADPASPVLQPALSEPAHMPISAAHPSRVRKRHWLVVLSFIIMVASPAAATAWYLWTRAADQYASFVGFSVRMEETGSAIEILGGITDLSGSSSSDTDILYEFLQSQELVRRVDDHLDLRRIWSRGDPAIDPVFAYHPPGAIEDLVAHWDRKVRIYYDNGSGLIDLRVLAYDPADAQRIAQLIFEESSAMINALSDVAQEDAISYARDELSQAENRLTAARVALTAFRNRTQIVDPTIDTQGQMGLVSTLQAQLAEALIELDVLRETTRENDPRIVQVERRVTVIENRIAQERAVLGTGANGDSAFADLVGEYERLAIDREFATQAYTAALAAFDAARNDARRQSRYLAAHVQPTLSETAQYPKRGLLFGMITVFAILIWSVVVLVGYSLRDRR